In the Hordeum vulgare subsp. vulgare chromosome 7H, MorexV3_pseudomolecules_assembly, whole genome shotgun sequence genome, one interval contains:
- the LOC123411470 gene encoding putative cytochrome c oxidase subunit 5b-like, which yields MWKRAASLLLARRSAVAAQRAPAISGSAASALRRAPAFFSTLDAGQARTRVEDVMPIATGLEREEIEAELQGKKRFDMDAPVGPFGTKENPAIIQSYFDKRIVGCPGDEGEDEHDVVWFWLEKGKPHECPVCTQYFKLEVIGNGGNPDGHDDEDDHHHH from the exons atgtggAAGCGcgccgcctccctcctcctgGCCCGCCGCTCGGCCGTCGCCGCGCAGCGCGCCCCGGCGATCTCGGGATCCGCCGCGTCCGCCCTccgccgcgcgcccgccttctTCTCCACCCTCG ATGCGGGGCAGGCGAGGACGCGGGTGGAGGACGTGATGCCGATCGCCACGGGGCTCGAGCGCGAGGAGATCGAGGCCGAGCTCCAG GGAAAGAAGAGATTTGACATGGACGCCCCCGTCGGCCCATTCGGCACCAAG GAAAATCCAGCTATCATTCAATCATACTTCGACAAAAGGATTGTTGGTTGCCCAGGCGATGAAGGAG aggatgagcatgatgttgtgtgGTTTTGGTTGGAGAAAGGCAAGCCACACGAATGCCCAGTCTGCACTCAGTATTTCAAG CTTGAGGTTATTGGgaatggaggaaaccctgatggacatgatgatgaggacgaccaccaccaccattaA
- the LOC123413470 gene encoding wall-associated receptor kinase 3-like, producing MTKHHILEESKYLEFIIFYAGPNESYQLLGRCLTGQKLLLFFTATLTLQHSNTAYGSESSGSILMARPDCPDKCGKVSIPYPFGTGKGCFQEHFNVICNETGAYLASTQVRVLEINLILGEVRVLNPRIAWECNYTDGTNSSDSDGLILGPFHKLSYTKNKLISIGCATIGFILGFTKGENQLSFPIVNSCFSFCTDASSMDGSTECVGIGCCQTSFPGNISSFYTGSGPLRIYNSSTQPFSPCSYSFVAEKDWFKFNHSYVSSTNFASKYTDRVPLVLDWVVGNESCSEATKMGSQYACKAMNSKCVDVPNGPGYRCNCTQGYEGNPYLQGGCQDINECEPPNQSLYPCQGKCRNTLGNYACFCPSGFRSDDPKNIPCVPADPKKALKVVLGISFSIIFLMVCIFALRAEYQKRKLAKEKDKFFDQNGGQILYRQIMSKQVDTLKIFTEEDLKKATNDFDKSRELGRGGHGTVYKGILKDNRVVAVKRSKIMNMAETDEFVQEIIILSQTNHRNVVRLLGCCLEVEVPILVYEFIPNGTLFEFIHHSYGSPPPSLDTRLRVAQESAEALAYLHLSMNHPIVHGDVKSMNILLDENYMAKVTDFGASRTLPKDVAQFMTMVQGTLGYLDPEYLQERQLTEKSDVYSFGVVLLELITGKAAIYNDGPKEGKSLVWSFLLAVKEDSLKDILDPSIVRAGTETLLGEVVELGRMCLGARGEERPSMTEVADRLKVLRSTWREELVLDRAVTEHMVVHMPPTTAPMPGDLASSSSGAPSTAPYMSGIGIEAPR from the exons ATGACCAAACACCATATTCTAGAAGAAAGCAAATATTTGGAATTTATTATATTTTATGCGGGGCCAAATGAATCATATCAATTACTTGGTCGTTGCCTTACAGGACAGAAGCTCTTACTATTTTTCACCGCCACCCTAACCCTGCAACATAGTAATACTGCTTATGGGTCTGAGTCCTCTGGGAGcatcctcatggcgcggcctgactGCCCAGACAAGTGTGGTAAAGTCAGCATCCCGTACCCGTTTGGCACCGGAAAAGGCTGCTTTCAAGAACACTTTAATGTCATATGCAATGAGACCGGGGCATATCTGGCCTCAACCCAAGTTAGGGTACTAGAGATCAATCTTATTCTTGGTGAGGTTCGTGTTCTGAACCCACGTATAGCATGGGAATGCAACTACACCGACGGCACCAATAGCAGTGATTCCGATGGCTTAATCCTTGGTCCTTTTCATAAGCTTTCCTACACAAAGAACAAGTTGATATCGATCGGTTGTGCTACAATTggattcatcttaggattcaccaAGGGCGAGAACCAGCTTTCATTCCCCATTGTTAACTCATGTTTTTCATTCTGCACTGATGCAAGTAGCATGGATGGTAGCACAGAGTGCGTTGGCATTGGTTGCTGCCAAACCTCCTTTCCAGGAAACATCAGCTCCTTCTACACCGGGTCTGGACCATTAAGAATATACAACTCTAGCACCCAGCCTTTCAGCCCGTGCAGCTACTCGTTTGTTGCTGAGAAGGACTGGTTCAAGTTCAATCATTCATATGTCAGCTCTACAAATTTCGCAAGTAAATATACAGATAGGGTCCCTTTGGTACTCGATTGGGTTGTTGGTAATGAAAGTTGTTCGGAAGCCACCAAGATGGGATCACAGTATGCCTGCAAAGCCATGAACAGTAAATGTGTCGATGTGCCCAATGGCCCTGGTTACCGCTGCAACTGCACTCAAGGTTATGAGGGAAATCCCTACCTACAAGGAGGGTGCCAAG ACATCAACGAGTGTGAACCTCCAAACCAGTCCTTGTATCCTTGCCAAGGTAAATGCAGAAATACCCTTGGAAACTACGCCTGTTTCTGCCCATCAGGATTCAGGAGCGATGATCCAAAGAACATACCCTGCGTTCCAGCTGACCCAAAGAAAGCTCTGAAGGTGGTCCTAG GCATATCCTTCAGTATCATCTTCCTCATGGTTTGTATCTTTGCTCTACGTGCTGAGTATCAGAAAAGGAAGCTTGCGAAAGAGAAGGACAAATTCTTTGATCAGAATGGTGGTCAGATATTATATCGCCAAATTATGTCAAAACAAGTCGACACATTGAAGATATTCACTGAAGAAGATCTGAAGAAGGCTACAAACGATTTTGACAAGAGCAGAGAACTTGGCAGGGGTGGTCATGGCACTGTCTACAAGGGCATTCTGAAGGATAACAGGGTAGTGGCCGTGAAACGCTCAAAGATAATGAACATGGCCGAAACTGATGAATTCGTGCAGGAGATTATTATTCTTTCACAGACCAACCACCGCAATGTGGTCAGGCTTCTGGGATGCTGCTTAGAGGTGGAAGTCCCCATACTGGTCTATGAATTTATTCCAAACGGCACTCTGTTTGAGTTCATCCATCATAGCTACGGGAGTCCACCCCCGTCGTTGGACACCCGTCTCAGGGTTGCTCAAGAATCCGCCGAAGCACTGGCGTATCTGCATCTGTCCATGAACCACCCTATAGTGCATGGGGATGTCAAGTCTATGAACATTCTCTTGGACGAGAACTACATGGCGAAGGTGACCGACTTTGGCGCATCAAGGACACTCCCCAAGGATGTGGCCCAGTTTATGACGATGGTGCAGGGCACCCTGGGTTACCTGGACCCTGAGTACCTGCAGGAGCGGCAACTGACGGAGAAGAGCGATGTCTACAGTTTCGGGGTTGTGCTGCTGGAGCTGATCACGGGGAAGGCAGCCATCTACAACGACGGGCCCAAGGAAGGCAAGAGCCTCGTCTGGTCCTTCCTGCTTGCAGTGAAAGAGGACAGCCTCAAGGACATCCTGGACCCGAGCATCGTGCGTGCGGGGACGGAGACGCTGCTGGGGGAAGTGGTCGAGCTGGGGAGGATGTGCTTGGGCGCCAGGGGCGAAGAGAGGCCTTCCATGACCGAGGTGGCCGACAGGCTGAAGGTTCTGCGGAGCACCTGGAGGGAAGAGCTTGTGCTGGACCGTGCGGTAACGGAACATATGGTCGTGCACATGCCACCTACAACTGCTCCGATGCCTGGGGATCTCGCGTCATCGTCGTCGGGTGCACCCTCGACGGCGCCGTACATGTCCGGAATTGGCATAGAGGCACCCAGATGA